One genomic window of Pseudanabaenaceae cyanobacterium SKYG29 includes the following:
- a CDS encoding NHLP leader peptide family RiPP precursor, which yields MAITSLQELFQVAWSDQGFRAEFLANPKAALSQAGVTVPENVELTVLEESDRDIYLVIPTPENAAEIKPEGDLIAQLIVRAASDEALRQEMMADPRGVILRETGLVIPEETNVSVFQQTADKAYFVLPRPSQTESNDRELSEAELEQVAGGGWIVPVIKFSIKWCYTIYKTVMNGVKGCLGL from the coding sequence ATGGCTATCACGTCTTTGCAAGAATTGTTCCAGGTTGCCTGGTCAGACCAGGGGTTCCGTGCTGAGTTTTTGGCTAATCCTAAGGCGGCTCTGTCCCAAGCGGGGGTCACTGTCCCTGAGAATGTAGAGCTGACGGTACTGGAGGAGTCCGATCGGGATATTTACTTAGTCATCCCCACACCTGAGAACGCTGCAGAAATTAAGCCCGAGGGGGATTTAATCGCCCAGTTAATCGTACGTGCTGCCAGCGATGAGGCTCTTAGACAGGAAATGATGGCTGACCCCAGGGGAGTAATTTTGCGGGAAACAGGTTTGGTCATTCCGGAAGAAACTAATGTTTCTGTATTCCAGCAAACCGCCGATAAAGCCTACTTTGTCCTGCCTCGCCCCAGCCAAACAGAAAGCAACGATCGGGAGTTATCCGAAGCAGAACTGGAACAAGTAGCAGGTGGTGGTTGGATTGTGCCCGTGATTAAATTCTCTATCAAGTGGTGTTACACCATCTACAAAACTGTGATGAATGGTGTGAAGGGCTGTTTGGGTCTGTAG
- the smc gene encoding chromosome segregation protein SMC yields the protein MYIKQIELSRFKSFGNNTVVPLLPGFTVISGPNGSGKSNILDALLFALGLSTSKGMRADRLPDLVNQQYAQKAKTAETNVTVTFALDDDQEWTVGRKLRVTSQGTYTSTYYINGSPCTLGELHQQLATMCIYPEGYNIVLQGDVTNIISMNAKDRRMIIDELAGVGEFDRKIAIAKEKLAEVKDQEDRYRIIEQELIAAQTRLQSDREKAEKYQQLRTQLEELQAMEVVLQYCLLQEQQSLHQQKRQQLQMGIAENNERLTLLTQLLADTEIKLQELNTIVSTLGERDYLQLMTEIAHQEAEQKNCTRQMETLQQQYQHLLQEFMSLETAIEKLTQQQQEISQEQTSLQGELMAMQERYNKQQIIAQDKRQELQQMSAQAESWLRAQTQLRQQLQTIQGEITPLQAEQVKIAQSLEQAQLLLETHREDLSKLSDHDPHFLQQQLDKYQQQLAEATNLIQTIGQSFSNTQTELRTCQNTVQRLQEEQRQKQRQLDKWEVQQQANQDIQGTKATRLLLEANLGGVHGLVAQLGTTVTEYQLALAVAAGGKLGCIVVDDDIVATQAIQLLKKLNGGRATFLPLNKMKYAPLLRNSDAVSLGAIDYAYNLITFDPQYANVFAYVFGTTLVFASLDAARRHLGRYRMVTLEGELLETSGAMTGGSSPPTHLRFGTLTGGTAEEVEKLRLRLTEIEQILAHLHQRMATLETKLNEESNALQQARLNYQEAQLQSQHYQRELERLYQQQNHLNTQINQRQREIAEHSAELDRLSHLLTTKQEEQSRLQRQLAELERSGQYERIFQLQTCLQREEETLLELERHCRTLQQQISDRAQQLIHLQEKQQELEQARRQNQYNQTELISQQDYWHRQNNHLLDNLSQLYNQKQQLEQTLSQQKHLRDETDRQLQDLRRQYQECQWQLEKLEAALVEWQTEQTQISQQLSALLLPDPLPILPENITMEYIQTEQRRLQKRLQALEPVNMKAIEEYDEVTRRREDLSQRLTTLQQERTELLLRIENFTTLRQEAFMTSFEQVNENFQTIFAELSDGDGYLQLENPLDPLSGGLNLVAHPKGKPVRHLAAMSGGEKSLTALSFIFALQRYRPSPFYAFDEVDMFLDGANVEKLARMVQRQAKTAQFIVVSLRRPMIEAADRTIGVTQAKGTHTQVVGINLK from the coding sequence GTGTACATCAAGCAGATAGAGTTGTCGCGGTTTAAGTCCTTTGGCAACAATACAGTTGTACCACTTTTGCCTGGTTTTACCGTTATTTCTGGTCCTAATGGATCAGGGAAATCCAATATTTTGGATGCTCTTCTATTTGCCCTGGGTTTGTCTACCTCTAAGGGCATGCGCGCCGATCGTTTACCGGACCTAGTGAATCAACAATATGCTCAGAAGGCTAAAACCGCCGAAACAAATGTGACAGTTACCTTTGCCCTCGATGATGACCAGGAGTGGACTGTCGGCCGTAAATTGCGTGTCACCAGTCAAGGAACCTATACTTCCACCTATTACATTAATGGTTCTCCCTGTACCCTAGGGGAATTACATCAACAACTAGCTACCATGTGTATTTATCCCGAAGGCTACAATATTGTCCTCCAAGGGGATGTGACAAACATTATTTCCATGAATGCCAAGGACAGACGTATGATTATCGATGAGCTGGCGGGGGTAGGGGAATTTGACCGCAAAATTGCTATTGCCAAGGAGAAATTAGCAGAAGTAAAAGATCAAGAAGATAGATACAGAATTATTGAACAGGAATTGATCGCCGCCCAGACAAGACTACAAAGCGATCGGGAAAAAGCAGAAAAATATCAACAGTTACGCACCCAATTGGAGGAGCTACAAGCCATGGAGGTAGTGCTCCAATACTGTTTGTTGCAGGAACAGCAATCTCTCCACCAGCAAAAAAGACAACAACTACAGATGGGAATAGCAGAGAATAATGAAAGGCTGACTCTGTTAACACAGTTACTAGCAGATACAGAAATTAAATTACAGGAACTAAACACTATCGTTTCAACTTTAGGTGAAAGAGATTACCTGCAATTGATGACAGAAATTGCCCACCAGGAAGCAGAGCAGAAAAATTGTACTAGACAAATGGAGACTCTACAACAGCAATACCAACATCTTCTGCAGGAATTTATGTCCCTAGAAACTGCCATAGAAAAGTTAACCCAGCAACAACAGGAGATTAGCCAAGAGCAAACAAGCCTCCAAGGTGAACTGATGGCTATGCAAGAGCGCTACAACAAGCAACAGATTATCGCACAAGACAAGAGACAGGAATTACAGCAAATGTCAGCCCAGGCAGAAAGTTGGTTAAGAGCACAAACACAACTGCGCCAACAGTTGCAGACAATTCAAGGGGAGATTACTCCCCTGCAAGCAGAACAAGTTAAGATAGCACAATCTCTTGAACAAGCTCAGCTGTTGCTCGAAACCCATAGAGAAGACTTGAGTAAATTGTCAGACCATGACCCCCACTTCCTTCAGCAACAACTGGATAAATATCAACAACAACTAGCTGAAGCGACGAATCTGATACAAACGATCGGGCAATCTTTTAGCAACACCCAAACAGAGCTGAGAACCTGTCAAAATACAGTCCAGCGTTTACAAGAAGAGCAGAGACAAAAACAAAGGCAACTGGACAAATGGGAAGTACAACAACAAGCTAACCAAGACATCCAGGGCACAAAAGCTACTCGCTTACTCCTAGAGGCGAACTTGGGGGGTGTGCACGGTTTAGTTGCCCAATTGGGGACTACTGTTACTGAATATCAACTCGCCTTGGCAGTGGCGGCGGGCGGAAAGTTAGGCTGCATTGTTGTAGATGATGATATTGTTGCTACCCAAGCCATCCAGTTACTAAAAAAACTCAATGGTGGCAGAGCCACATTTCTACCCCTCAATAAAATGAAGTATGCACCTCTCCTCAGAAATAGTGATGCTGTCAGTTTAGGGGCTATAGATTATGCCTACAATTTAATTACCTTTGACCCCCAATATGCCAATGTTTTTGCCTATGTATTTGGCACTACCCTGGTGTTTGCTTCCCTTGACGCTGCCCGTCGCCATTTAGGACGTTATCGTATGGTTACTCTGGAGGGCGAACTGTTAGAAACATCGGGGGCAATGACAGGTGGCAGTTCCCCCCCTACACACCTACGTTTTGGGACTTTGACTGGGGGGACAGCGGAGGAGGTAGAAAAACTACGGCTCAGACTGACAGAAATAGAGCAGATTCTTGCTCACTTGCACCAGCGTATGGCTACCCTAGAAACTAAACTCAATGAGGAGTCCAATGCTCTGCAACAAGCAAGATTAAATTATCAAGAAGCCCAACTACAATCTCAGCACTATCAGAGGGAGCTGGAACGTCTCTATCAACAACAAAATCACCTAAACACCCAAATTAACCAACGCCAACGGGAAATAGCTGAACACAGTGCTGAACTCGATCGCTTATCCCACCTACTCACGACAAAGCAAGAGGAACAATCCAGACTGCAAAGGCAACTAGCAGAATTGGAACGATCGGGCCAATACGAGCGAATTTTTCAACTGCAAACATGCCTGCAACGAGAAGAAGAAACTCTACTGGAATTAGAACGCCATTGTCGTACCCTGCAACAACAAATTAGTGACCGTGCTCAACAGCTTATACATTTACAGGAAAAACAACAGGAGCTAGAACAAGCTCGAAGGCAAAATCAGTACAACCAAACAGAGTTAATCAGTCAACAAGATTATTGGCATAGGCAAAATAACCACCTGTTAGATAACCTTAGTCAGCTATACAATCAGAAACAACAGCTAGAACAAACTCTCAGTCAGCAGAAACACCTTAGAGATGAAACCGATCGGCAACTCCAAGACCTACGCCGCCAATATCAGGAATGCCAGTGGCAATTAGAAAAACTAGAAGCTGCCCTTGTCGAGTGGCAAACTGAACAAACACAGATTAGCCAACAATTATCTGCCCTACTTCTACCCGACCCCCTGCCCATTCTACCAGAAAATATAACAATGGAATACATCCAAACTGAACAACGACGACTACAGAAACGCCTACAAGCCCTAGAACCTGTGAATATGAAAGCAATCGAGGAATATGATGAGGTAACTAGAAGACGGGAAGACCTCAGCCAGCGGTTGACAACCTTGCAGCAAGAACGGACAGAACTGCTCTTACGCATTGAAAACTTCACTACTCTTAGGCAGGAAGCTTTTATGACATCCTTCGAGCAAGTCAATGAGAACTTTCAGACTATTTTCGCTGAACTATCGGACGGGGACGGCTATCTGCAATTAGAAAACCCCCTAGACCCTCTCAGCGGTGGCTTAAATCTTGTTGCCCATCCCAAAGGCAAACCTGTCCGTCACCTAGCGGCAATGTCTGGTGGAGAGAAGTCCCTCACTGCTCTTAGCTTTATCTTTGCTCTGCAACGCTATCGTCCTTCCCCCTTCTACGCCTTCGATGAAGTGGATATGTTTTTAGATGGAGCCAATGTGGAAAAATTAGCTCGGATGGTACAGAGACAGGCAAAAACTGCCCAGTTTATTGTGGTCAGTCTCCGTCGTCCCATGATCGAGGCTGCCGATCGGACGATCGGAGTCACCCAAGCTAAGGGTACACATACCCAGGTAGTAGGGATCAATCTGAAGTAA
- a CDS encoding NHLP leader peptide family RiPP precursor — protein sequence MTKEIRSLDELVQLAQADANFRQELLANPKAALASVGVNENTDAELTVLEENDKEVYLIIPPAEDAADLVEINDPIAQLLGRAATDEALRQEMLADPKGVIARETGMVIPEEANVSVFQQTPQNVYLILPRSAASETDRELTEEELATVAGGFWGTVIGIATKFLCPKTPGIISRITKWGICR from the coding sequence ATGACCAAAGAGATTCGTTCCCTAGATGAATTGGTACAGTTGGCGCAAGCGGATGCTAACTTTCGCCAAGAATTACTTGCTAACCCCAAGGCTGCTCTAGCTAGTGTTGGTGTCAATGAGAACACTGATGCGGAACTGACAGTTTTGGAAGAGAACGACAAGGAAGTTTATTTGATTATTCCCCCAGCTGAAGATGCTGCTGACTTGGTTGAAATCAACGATCCCATTGCCCAGTTGTTAGGTAGGGCTGCTACCGATGAGGCTCTCCGCCAAGAGATGTTGGCTGATCCCAAAGGCGTCATTGCCCGTGAAACCGGGATGGTCATTCCTGAAGAAGCCAATGTATCTGTCTTCCAACAAACCCCCCAAAATGTGTACCTGATTCTGCCCCGCTCTGCTGCTAGCGAAACCGATCGGGAACTCACAGAAGAAGAGCTGGCAACTGTAGCTGGTGGTTTCTGGGGTACCGTCATTGGCATTGCCACCAAGTTTCTTTGCCCTAAAACTCCTGGTATCATTTCTCGCATTACCAAGTGGGGTATCTGCCGTTAG
- a CDS encoding NHLP leader peptide family RiPP precursor, whose amino-acid sequence MTQQVNSLEELMHLVKSDPQFKAEFVNDPKATLTKVGLPIEENLEVSVVEEQDHNLCLVIPTADAAEEVANEGDVIAQLLARAATDANLRAEMLADPRGVIARETGLTIPAETNVTVLEQTADRAYFVIPRATAEVTDRELSAQELEAVAGGQFRCLPFPPRTWAFPCDLKTRIRIFCRVIPF is encoded by the coding sequence ATGACTCAGCAAGTTAACTCCCTGGAAGAGCTGATGCACTTAGTCAAATCTGACCCTCAGTTCAAGGCTGAATTTGTCAATGACCCCAAAGCTACCCTGACTAAAGTCGGGTTACCCATTGAGGAAAACTTGGAAGTCAGCGTCGTCGAAGAGCAAGATCATAACCTGTGCTTGGTTATCCCTACTGCTGATGCAGCGGAGGAGGTGGCAAACGAAGGGGATGTTATTGCCCAACTACTTGCCCGTGCAGCTACAGATGCTAATCTCCGCGCTGAAATGTTGGCTGATCCTAGGGGTGTGATTGCCCGCGAAACCGGTCTAACTATCCCTGCTGAAACTAATGTCACAGTGCTGGAGCAAACCGCCGATCGGGCTTACTTTGTTATCCCCCGTGCCACTGCAGAAGTTACCGATCGGGAACTTTCCGCCCAAGAACTAGAGGCTGTTGCTGGTGGACAGTTTCGTTGCCTGCCTTTTCCTCCTAGGACATGGGCTTTCCCGTGTGACTTGAAAACTCGTATACGAATTTTCTGTAGGGTAATCCCATTCTAA
- a CDS encoding NHLP leader peptide family RiPP precursor, giving the protein MTQQINSMQELLNIVYSDPAFKQEFISNPKAALAKYGVTVDEKVDLTVLEETERDVYLVIPSPEVANELANGNDAIAKLIARAATDEALRQEMLADPKAVIARETGLVIPEEANISVLQQTPEKAYFVLPRPVAADSDRELSAEELEAVAGGSWWRPIVDFSRRHCQVIVKTIWTGVKGCLGL; this is encoded by the coding sequence ATGACTCAGCAAATTAACTCTATGCAAGAGTTGCTCAATATTGTTTACTCTGATCCCGCTTTCAAGCAAGAATTCATCAGCAATCCCAAGGCGGCTTTGGCAAAATATGGCGTGACTGTTGATGAGAAGGTAGACCTAACCGTTCTGGAAGAAACTGAAAGAGATGTTTATCTGGTCATCCCCTCTCCTGAAGTTGCCAATGAATTGGCTAACGGCAACGATGCTATTGCCAAACTGATTGCTCGTGCTGCTACGGACGAAGCTCTGCGTCAAGAAATGCTGGCTGATCCTAAGGCAGTAATTGCCCGTGAAACTGGTTTGGTCATCCCTGAGGAAGCTAACATTTCTGTCTTGCAACAAACCCCCGAAAAGGCTTACTTCGTTCTGCCCCGCCCTGTTGCTGCTGACAGCGATCGGGAGCTTTCCGCAGAGGAACTGGAAGCTGTAGCTGGTGGTAGTTGGTGGCGACCCATTGTTGATTTCTCTCGCCGTCACTGCCAAGTCATTGTTAAAACTATTTGGACTGGTGTGAAGGGCTGTCTCGGTCTCTAA
- a CDS encoding response regulator, which yields MTNLTMRTISLEQLQKLGGTILSDGRLHFNNTIYVKACSLSAQSQQLLASILEKYEECQIEYLLVDADDTATLWRAEGVIYPVAKPKIAHVEDSPVEGMIMEKILTDLGLPCVRISNPLLAVTTLLKVKPDFVFLDLHMPIVNGYEICAQLRRVQDLQHIPIVILTSSDGLVDRVRARICGATDFMNKPIKLQLVQKMIEKHLQPVSVF from the coding sequence ATGACAAATCTTACTATGCGTACTATTTCCCTAGAGCAATTACAGAAGTTAGGTGGCACAATTCTCTCTGACGGTAGACTTCATTTCAACAACACCATTTACGTGAAAGCCTGTTCCCTATCAGCTCAATCCCAACAGCTGCTGGCATCCATCCTGGAGAAGTATGAGGAGTGTCAAATCGAATATCTATTGGTAGATGCTGATGATACAGCCACCCTCTGGCGGGCAGAAGGTGTCATTTACCCTGTAGCCAAGCCCAAGATTGCTCACGTTGAAGATAGCCCAGTAGAAGGAATGATTATGGAGAAAATACTCACGGATTTAGGGCTACCTTGCGTCCGTATCAGCAATCCTTTACTTGCCGTTACCACCTTGCTCAAGGTTAAGCCTGACTTTGTCTTTCTGGATTTACACATGCCTATAGTCAATGGCTATGAAATTTGTGCGCAGTTACGCCGAGTACAGGACTTGCAACACATACCTATTGTTATTCTCACTAGCAGTGACGGTTTAGTTGACCGCGTGCGTGCCAGGATTTGTGGGGCAACCGATTTCATGAACAAACCGATTAAGCTTCAGCTTGTCCAGAAAATGATAGAGAAACACCTACAGCCCGTCAGTGTCTTCTAA